The Sphingobacteriaceae bacterium region CTGGATGGAGCCCGGATCCTGCTGCTGGACGACGTCATCACCACCGGGGCCACTTTGGCCGCCTGCACCCGGCTGCTGTTGGGAGCGGGGGCCGCCTACGTCTGGTGCGCCGCCGCCGCCGACACTCCCCGCCGCACGTAGAGGGGGCCCCGTCCTGCCGCAGGAGGCTAAACAACCGGGGCTGCCGTTCGATAACTGGAGAGAATCCGGAGGGTGATGCACCTTGCTGCGGCATTGTTCCGACTGCCAAGAACTGTTCGTATCCTCGGGCAGCGTCCGCTGCCGCCGCTGCATCGGCAGCCTGGCGGCCGATTTGGAGCGCATCCGGGACTTCCTGCGCTCGGAGCCCGATGCCGACATCAACGCCATCATCGCCGCCACGGGTGTATCCCGCCGGAGAATATTGGAGTTCATCCAGCAGGGTCGTTTGCAGTTGAAGACAAAGGAACCCGGCACCGCCAACGTGTGCGCCGTCTGCCGGAGCCCCATTCCCCTGGGCCGCATCTGCGGCCGGTGCCTCCTTTCCCTGGGGCAGCAGAGGGGCCGGCAGGACGCCGGAGTGGAACAAGGACCATTGCTGGGGAGCAAGGCATCAACCAATGCGCATTTGTACGCTTTGGCCCGGCGACGCCCGGGACGGGACGCTAGGAGTGGTAGATTATGAAGATCTCACGGGCACAACTCCATCGGGTCCTGGAGGCCTATTTGGAGCGCACCGGCAGCGCCCGGGGCAAGGAGACCGCCGGCAAGCCCGGCTGGCCCGGGGCCGCCGGGCGGGTGGATCTTTCCCCTACGGCGCGGGAAATCGAAGAACTGAAGGCGGCCGTGGCGGAGATCCCGGAAGTCCGCCGGGAACTGGTGGCCGCCATTAAAGAAGCGGTGCAGCAGGGCCGGTACAAGGTGGACCCTGACGAGGTGGCCGGCAAGATCATGGCCCGCCTGCTGGCGGACGCCGCTCAGGAGGAAAAGTAGCCATGGCGCCGGCGGCTGATGGGGTGCAGCAGTTGACCCAATTGCTCACCAGAACCGCCGACGTGTATGAAGCCCTGGCAGAGGCGGCCCAAACCACCACCCGGCGGCTGGAGGAGCAGGATCCGGTAGGCCTGCTTTCGACTACAGCCGAGGCCGACGCCCTTTTGGCCCAGGCCCGGGAACTGGAAGAGCAGCGGCAGCCCCTGGTGGACTCCCTGCTGGCCGCCCGGAACCTGCCGCCGGACACGTCCTTGTCGGACTTGCTGGCGGCGGTGGAGCACAAGCCGGGGCCCCTTCACCGGGCCTACGGGCGGCTTCGGGAGGCAGTGCTGCAGCTGCAGGATGCCTGCGCCTTGAACCGGCGGCTGCTGGAGAACGGGCTGGCCTACGTGCAGTTTTCCCTGCGGCTCTTGTCCGATGCCGTGGGCACGCCCATCTACGGCGACTCGGGCCGCAGCCACGGGCTGCCGGGCGGCCGGGGCTTCGTGGATGTGAGGGGTTGACGAGGGCCCAGGGCCCTCAGGGGAGGTTTGACGGGTGCGCAACTCATTCTTCGGTCTGGAAGTAGCCCGCTTGGCCCTTTGGGCCCAGCAGCGGGCCTTGGACGTCACCGGCCACAATGTGGCCAATGCCAATACCGAAGGGTATTCACGGCAGGTGGCCCGCCTGCAGACCACCGATCCCTACACCGTCACCGGCGCGGGCCATATCCGGGCCGGCCAGGTGGGCACCGGGGTGATGGTGGCCGACATCAACCGTGTCCGGGATGCCTTCCTGGACCGGCAGGCCCGCCACGTGGCCACCGACCTGCACTATTGGGATCACCACCACAAAATTTTGACCGAGGTGGAGTCCATATTTCAGGAGCCCGCCGGCGAGGGGCTGCGGGCCGCTTTCGACGAGTGGTGGGACGGGCTGCTGCAGCTGGCCAACCATCCCGAAAGCCAAGGGGTGCGGCAGGCGGTGGTGCAGCGGGGCTTGAGCCTGGTGGCCGTCTTCCAGGAAATCGACAACAACCTGGTGGCCATCCAGGACAACCTGGCCTTCACCTTGCGGGAGTCCATCAACCGGGCCAATGTCCTGGCGGAGCAAGTGGCCGCCTTGAATGAAACCATCATCAAGATTGAAGGCAGCGGCCAACGGGCCAACGACCTGCTGGACAAGCGGGATCTGCTGCTGGCGGAACTGGCGGAGATCATGCCCATCAACGTAACCGCCGCCCGGGACGGCAGTGTGAACGTCCTGGTGGGCGGCCGCCTGCTGGTGGCCGGCGACCGGGCCAATGTCATCCACGTGGCGGACGCCGGCGGCGCCGGAAGCCCGCCGGTCCTGGCCTGGGGGCC contains the following coding sequences:
- the flgM gene encoding flagellar biosynthesis anti-sigma factor FlgM, giving the protein MKISRAQLHRVLEAYLERTGSARGKETAGKPGWPGAAGRVDLSPTAREIEELKAAVAEIPEVRRELVAAIKEAVQQGRYKVDPDEVAGKIMARLLADAAQEEK
- a CDS encoding flagellar protein FlgN; the protein is MAPAADGVQQLTQLLTRTADVYEALAEAAQTTTRRLEEQDPVGLLSTTAEADALLAQARELEEQRQPLVDSLLAARNLPPDTSLSDLLAAVEHKPGPLHRAYGRLREAVLQLQDACALNRRLLENGLAYVQFSLRLLSDAVGTPIYGDSGRSHGLPGGRGFVDVRG
- the flgK gene encoding flagellar hook-associated protein FlgK produces the protein MRNSFFGLEVARLALWAQQRALDVTGHNVANANTEGYSRQVARLQTTDPYTVTGAGHIRAGQVGTGVMVADINRVRDAFLDRQARHVATDLHYWDHHHKILTEVESIFQEPAGEGLRAAFDEWWDGLLQLANHPESQGVRQAVVQRGLSLVAVFQEIDNNLVAIQDNLAFTLRESINRANVLAEQVAALNETIIKIEGSGQRANDLLDKRDLLLAELAEIMPINVTAARDGSVNVLVGGRLLVAGDRANVIHVADAGGAGSPPVLAWGPGGSDGPVDLADLAGGRVGSILELMSADGGIIAGYRRTLLDMAVALTEAINTVHQAVAPDDPTPDPGIEPLFSFLDPGNPSLATWSFNTYLVDNPDALVAGYTGAPGDGSRAAAMAALRHQPMALLGDTTLADTYNGIIGDVGVRTQVAERQGRNAQLLLIQVRDQQAAVAGVSLDEEMTNMLRFEHAYAAASRLVTALDEMLDLLINRTGLVGR